A region from the Tsuneonella mangrovi genome encodes:
- a CDS encoding DUF2141 domain-containing protein, whose amino-acid sequence MAVAATTSVLPGPSVNIDITGLRNAKGLVRVCMTRDAKAFPDCRKDPDSRRMSLPAAEPLRFTFTDVTRGEWAISVLHDENSNGKADRTLMIPREGFGFSRDAPVKFGPPKFSAAEFPVGDKDVTQAIRIRYML is encoded by the coding sequence TTGGCGGTTGCCGCGACGACCTCCGTACTTCCGGGGCCTTCGGTCAACATCGACATTACCGGGCTGCGCAATGCCAAGGGGCTGGTCCGGGTCTGCATGACGCGCGACGCCAAGGCATTCCCCGATTGCCGCAAGGATCCCGATTCTCGCCGGATGTCGCTCCCGGCAGCGGAGCCGCTTCGCTTTACGTTCACCGACGTCACCCGCGGCGAGTGGGCGATATCAGTGCTGCATGACGAGAATTCCAACGGCAAGGCGGACAGGACACTGATGATACCGCGCGAGGGGTTCGGATTTTCGCGCGATGCGCCGGTCAAATTCGGCCCACCGAAGTTTTCGGCTGCCGAATTTCCCGTCGGCGACAAGGATGTCACTCAGGCGATCCGTATCCGCTACATGCTCTGA
- a CDS encoding alpha/beta hydrolase, producing MSGKTGCMGMIFGVFLGLVLGGFGLWHWAVANSSAGLLDRIDAAFPRSHAVAFPVQARYAPDPAQRVELWVPEGTPPSGGWPLVAFIHGGGWHSGAPQDYRFVARTLGEHGYATALVGYRLVPQGKYPAMLQDSAAGIAWIRSDAGKYGVDAKRFALMGHSAGAYNVLMLALDPEWLAKAGVPQSAIEGVVSLAGPTDFYPFTSDSARNAFGEAPDPKRTQPITFARADAPPILLLQGAADETVRPKNARNLAAALRAKGGVVEEREFAGMSHAGIIMALSKPFAQGDKVLDPILAFLGRVRADHPEGSAQASVPVQAENR from the coding sequence ATGAGCGGGAAGACCGGCTGCATGGGCATGATCTTCGGCGTATTCCTCGGGCTGGTCCTTGGTGGGTTCGGCCTGTGGCACTGGGCGGTCGCCAACAGCTCGGCCGGGTTGCTCGATCGGATCGATGCGGCATTTCCGCGCAGTCACGCCGTCGCGTTCCCGGTCCAGGCGCGTTACGCTCCCGATCCTGCGCAACGTGTTGAGCTGTGGGTGCCCGAAGGCACTCCTCCTTCCGGCGGCTGGCCGCTGGTTGCTTTCATCCACGGCGGGGGGTGGCATTCGGGCGCTCCGCAAGACTATCGCTTCGTCGCCCGGACGCTCGGTGAACACGGTTATGCGACCGCGCTGGTCGGATATCGTCTTGTCCCTCAAGGAAAATACCCGGCGATGCTGCAAGACAGTGCAGCCGGAATCGCGTGGATCCGCAGCGATGCCGGCAAGTACGGCGTGGATGCCAAGCGCTTTGCCTTGATGGGACATTCGGCCGGAGCCTACAACGTCTTGATGCTGGCGCTCGATCCTGAATGGCTCGCGAAGGCCGGCGTTCCGCAATCGGCGATCGAAGGTGTCGTCAGCCTCGCCGGGCCGACCGATTTCTACCCCTTCACGTCGGATTCGGCGCGAAACGCGTTCGGCGAGGCGCCAGATCCCAAGCGGACCCAGCCGATCACCTTCGCACGGGCAGACGCACCTCCTATCCTGCTTTTGCAGGGAGCAGCGGATGAAACCGTCCGCCCGAAAAACGCTCGCAATCTTGCGGCCGCGCTACGCGCAAAGGGCGGAGTGGTTGAGGAGCGTGAATTTGCCGGGATGAGCCATGCCGGCATTATCATGGCCCTGTCCAAGCCGTTTGCGCAGGGGGACAAGGTGCTCGATCCAATCCTTGCTTTCCTAGGGCGAGTTCGCGCCGACCATCCGGAGGGTTCGGCGCAAGCTTCAGTTCCGGTTCAGGCCGAAAACCGCTAG
- a CDS encoding M48 family metalloprotease, translating to MRRFYFLHMRHIGRLLAAALAVLAAFSLAIQPAAAQSILRDAETEALLHDLATPLIKAAGLDPANVSVVLVGDPSINAFVAGGQTVYINSGLIGAADNANEVQGVIAHELGHITGGHVIAASQGSKEATGVTILSLVLAGLAAAAGAGDAAMGVAMAGQRAALGKYLAFTRGQESAADAAGATFLSKAGISGKGSIAFFKKLQNMQFRYGYSPKPDDEFISTHPLTGDRIANLEQVYKVDPAWNTPEDPKLEARFQRVKAKLEGYIDTPQETLRDYPPSDQSIPAHYARAYAYHKEALTDQAIAETDALIKAEPDDPYFLELEGQILLESGKPAEAIPPLRKATQLSNNSPLIATLFGHALIATEDPSHYDEAEQVLRYAVARDRDNPFAWYQLGVVYAAKGDMPRARLASAEQQSMNGQYMQALRSAQAAQAGLPENSPDWIRAQDIEFEARQALEQNKGRS from the coding sequence ATGCGCCGCTTCTACTTCCTGCATATGCGCCACATTGGTCGGCTGCTCGCTGCAGCGCTTGCGGTTTTGGCCGCGTTTTCGCTGGCGATCCAGCCCGCCGCTGCACAATCGATCCTGCGAGATGCCGAAACCGAGGCGCTGCTGCATGACCTGGCGACCCCGCTGATCAAGGCCGCCGGGCTCGACCCGGCCAACGTCAGCGTAGTGCTGGTCGGCGATCCGTCGATCAACGCGTTCGTCGCCGGTGGGCAGACGGTCTACATCAATTCCGGGTTGATCGGCGCGGCCGACAACGCGAACGAAGTGCAAGGGGTGATTGCGCACGAGCTGGGCCATATCACCGGCGGACACGTGATAGCGGCGAGCCAGGGATCGAAAGAAGCAACCGGAGTGACTATCCTGTCGCTGGTGTTGGCAGGCCTTGCGGCGGCGGCTGGGGCGGGCGACGCAGCGATGGGCGTGGCGATGGCCGGGCAACGTGCGGCGCTGGGCAAGTATCTTGCCTTCACCCGTGGGCAGGAAAGCGCGGCTGACGCAGCGGGCGCAACATTTCTCTCCAAGGCGGGAATCTCGGGCAAAGGCTCGATCGCGTTCTTCAAGAAGCTGCAGAACATGCAGTTTCGCTATGGCTATTCGCCCAAGCCCGATGACGAGTTCATCTCCACTCACCCGCTTACCGGCGACCGGATCGCCAACCTCGAGCAGGTCTACAAAGTCGATCCGGCTTGGAACACGCCCGAAGATCCCAAGCTCGAGGCGCGTTTCCAGCGAGTGAAGGCAAAACTCGAAGGCTACATCGACACTCCGCAGGAGACGCTGCGCGATTACCCGCCGAGCGATCAGTCGATCCCGGCGCATTACGCCCGCGCCTATGCCTATCACAAGGAAGCTCTGACCGATCAGGCGATCGCCGAGACCGATGCGCTGATCAAGGCCGAGCCCGACGATCCGTATTTCCTTGAGCTCGAAGGCCAGATCCTGCTCGAATCGGGCAAGCCCGCAGAGGCGATCCCGCCGCTGCGCAAGGCAACCCAGCTTTCGAACAACTCGCCTCTGATCGCCACGCTGTTCGGCCATGCGCTCATAGCGACCGAAGATCCCAGCCACTACGACGAGGCCGAACAGGTCCTGCGCTATGCCGTGGCGCGCGACCGCGATAACCCGTTCGCATGGTACCAGCTCGGAGTGGTCTACGCCGCCAAGGGCGATATGCCACGCGCCCGGCTGGCAAGTGCAGAGCAGCAATCGATGAACGGCCAGTACATGCAGGCCTTGCGCAGCGCGCAGGCGGCGCAGGCCGGACTGCCGGAAAATTCGCCCGACTGGATCCGGGCACAGGATATCGAGTTCGAAGCGCGCCAGGCGCTCGAGCAGAACAAGGGCCGCTCATAG
- a CDS encoding DsbA family protein has translation MMNRLLSLIPAALVALVFGFVGAWGYSLTPLQGSATRAWLMDHPDVLKDMAQRLQDQENAKRLAGIRTDLTTPFPGAVLGNPKGSVTLVEFSDYGCTFCRHSVPDVQNLIAANPDLRVVVREWPIFEGSEAAARMALAAAKQGKYAAFHDAMFSGGPPSRDTILAAAKKAGIDLKQAQIDGGSPAATLELQKNYALARQMGFDGTPAFIAGDRVIAGALGEAQLADAIASARNMRPADSTEG, from the coding sequence ATGATGAACCGCTTGCTTTCCCTTATTCCCGCAGCGCTTGTCGCGCTGGTGTTCGGCTTTGTCGGTGCGTGGGGATATTCGCTCACCCCGCTGCAAGGCTCGGCTACCCGCGCCTGGCTGATGGATCATCCCGATGTCCTGAAGGACATGGCGCAGCGGTTGCAGGACCAGGAAAATGCCAAGCGGTTGGCGGGCATCCGTACCGACCTGACGACCCCGTTTCCCGGCGCGGTGCTCGGAAACCCGAAGGGAAGCGTTACGCTGGTCGAATTCAGCGATTACGGTTGCACGTTCTGCCGCCATTCGGTGCCCGACGTGCAGAACCTGATAGCCGCCAATCCCGACTTGCGGGTGGTTGTACGCGAATGGCCGATCTTCGAAGGCAGCGAAGCGGCGGCGCGGATGGCCTTGGCAGCGGCGAAGCAAGGCAAATATGCCGCGTTCCACGACGCCATGTTCTCCGGCGGCCCGCCCAGTCGCGACACGATCCTGGCGGCAGCGAAGAAGGCCGGGATCGACCTCAAGCAGGCCCAGATCGACGGGGGTTCTCCCGCCGCGACGCTCGAGCTGCAGAAGAATTACGCGCTAGCCCGCCAGATGGGCTTTGATGGCACACCGGCGTTCATCGCCGGGGATCGGGTCATTGCCGGCGCGCTGGGCGAGGCACAACTGGCCGATGCGATCGCTTCTGCACGCAATATGCGCCCGGCGGATTCGACCGAAGGGTGA
- a CDS encoding PDZ domain-containing protein has product MRVFRRPVAAIAGALLALQVAAPAHASLARDRADLAQLQAEDLRLQEVGWKLVTGNARFCSAPHPAIGLLLQDMENYADPARMRAATGIAGDIAVEAAIPGSPAAQAGLAPNDEIVAIDDAKMADLPPAGPNDWKRLKGLHDMIDTDLARDGSVAIAWRSTSDGSAHLARIVGVPACRSRFELLPSKSKAEADGERVLIGSGFSATGYVEDEFAAALAHELAHNILQHRAWLDTVGRKMKNVRLTEREADRMMPWLLANAGYDPNAAVRFFQHWGPKHDGWIFRSRTHDGWDERAKFVAAEIPRIEQLMTEDGQADWRTHFVRTVPAPWPTD; this is encoded by the coding sequence GTGAGGGTCTTCCGCCGACCAGTCGCAGCGATTGCCGGCGCCCTGCTTGCCTTGCAGGTTGCTGCTCCCGCGCACGCCAGCCTGGCGCGCGACCGGGCGGATCTAGCCCAGCTCCAGGCCGAGGACCTGCGGCTGCAGGAGGTCGGCTGGAAACTTGTCACCGGCAATGCGCGGTTCTGCTCCGCACCCCATCCGGCGATCGGGCTGCTGCTCCAGGACATGGAGAACTACGCCGACCCCGCGCGGATGCGTGCTGCGACGGGTATTGCGGGTGATATCGCAGTCGAAGCGGCGATCCCGGGCTCGCCCGCGGCGCAGGCGGGGCTGGCCCCGAACGATGAAATCGTTGCGATCGACGATGCAAAGATGGCAGATCTTCCGCCAGCGGGGCCCAATGACTGGAAGCGGCTCAAGGGTCTGCACGACATGATCGATACCGACCTTGCGCGTGACGGGTCTGTGGCGATCGCCTGGCGCAGCACCAGCGATGGCAGCGCGCATTTGGCGCGTATCGTTGGTGTGCCTGCGTGTCGCAGCCGGTTCGAGCTGCTGCCGTCGAAGAGCAAGGCTGAGGCCGACGGCGAGCGGGTGCTGATCGGCAGCGGATTTTCCGCCACCGGTTATGTCGAGGATGAATTCGCCGCTGCGCTGGCGCACGAACTGGCGCACAACATCCTCCAGCACCGCGCATGGCTCGACACAGTCGGGCGCAAGATGAAGAACGTCCGCCTGACCGAGCGCGAAGCCGACCGGATGATGCCGTGGTTGCTCGCCAACGCGGGATACGATCCCAACGCCGCAGTACGCTTCTTCCAGCACTGGGGCCCGAAGCACGACGGATGGATCTTCCGCTCGCGCACGCACGACGGGTGGGATGAGCGGGCAAAGTTCGTTGCCGCCGAAATCCCCCGGATCGAGCAATTGATGACCGAAGACGGACAGGCCGACTGGCGGACACACTTTGTGCGCACCGTGCCCGCGCCGTGGCCAACAGATTAA
- a CDS encoding sensor histidine kinase produces MAMMLPLRPAPFFKNKNSAFWYLQFAGWGGVMLLRVTSALANEQSLDLLLVIMVEMLTGFSISLILSVVYRQLIRRPAVVSWGATALVLLLSVATYAAIDSWLQGIYYSGIRDSSFVQRMVALAYLDGTLLGAWSALYYAINFFLQVEEQADRLERLEAQATSAQLAMLRYQLNPHFLFNTLNSISTLVLLKQTEPANAMLTRLSGFLRHTLISQPSGKVTVAQEVETLQLYLEIERMRFEERLRTAFEVEPEAAKACLPAMLLQPLVENAIKYAVSPQEEGAQISLTAQLVGQRLRVAVSDTGPGLRNARQRASLPMALAGAGRTVSTGVGLANIRDRLAQAYGDDHRFEIRNPPEGGFTVIIEIPYQTAADVAAETPAAKPAAIPSVAATPTSPSRGPARPIGTTPA; encoded by the coding sequence ATGGCGATGATGCTGCCACTCCGTCCGGCGCCGTTCTTCAAGAACAAGAACAGCGCATTCTGGTACCTGCAGTTTGCGGGCTGGGGCGGCGTGATGCTGCTGCGCGTGACATCCGCGCTGGCCAACGAGCAGTCGCTCGACCTGCTGCTGGTCATCATGGTCGAAATGCTCACCGGGTTCTCGATCAGCTTGATCCTGTCGGTGGTCTATCGCCAACTGATCCGCCGCCCGGCGGTGGTATCGTGGGGAGCGACGGCGCTTGTGCTGCTGCTCTCGGTGGCGACCTATGCGGCGATCGATTCGTGGCTGCAGGGAATCTACTACTCGGGCATTCGCGACTCGAGCTTTGTCCAGCGAATGGTTGCGCTCGCTTACCTCGACGGCACGCTGCTCGGCGCGTGGTCGGCGCTCTATTACGCGATCAACTTCTTCCTCCAGGTGGAAGAACAGGCCGATCGGCTCGAGCGGCTCGAGGCGCAGGCGACCAGCGCGCAGCTGGCGATGCTGCGCTACCAGCTCAACCCGCATTTCCTGTTCAACACGCTCAATTCGATTTCCACGCTGGTGTTGCTCAAGCAAACCGAGCCGGCCAACGCCATGCTCACCCGCCTTTCGGGCTTCCTGCGGCACACGCTGATATCCCAGCCGAGCGGCAAGGTGACGGTGGCGCAGGAAGTCGAGACGCTGCAACTCTACCTCGAGATAGAACGGATGCGGTTCGAGGAGCGGCTGCGGACTGCGTTCGAGGTCGAGCCCGAGGCAGCCAAGGCCTGCCTGCCGGCGATGCTGCTCCAGCCGCTGGTCGAAAACGCGATCAAATATGCCGTGAGCCCGCAAGAGGAGGGCGCGCAGATCAGCCTCACTGCGCAACTCGTCGGACAACGGCTGCGCGTGGCCGTGTCGGACACCGGCCCGGGCTTGCGCAACGCACGCCAGCGCGCCAGCTTGCCGATGGCGCTTGCGGGTGCCGGCAGGACCGTGTCGACCGGCGTGGGACTTGCCAACATCCGCGACCGGCTGGCCCAGGCTTATGGAGACGATCACCGCTTCGAGATCCGCAATCCACCCGAGGGCGGGTTTACCGTGATCATCGAGATACCCTATCAAACGGCTGCTGACGTAGCGGCCGAAACCCCGGCGGCGAAACCGGCAGCGATCCCGAGCGTTGCCGCTACGCCCACTTCCCCCTCGCGCGGACCTGCGCGCCCGATTGGAACCACACCGGCATGA
- a CDS encoding LytR/AlgR family response regulator transcription factor, with the protein MTIRTLVVDDEKLAIQGLQLRLEKFDDVEIIGTCANGREAIRAIKTEKPDLVFLDIQMPGFDGFSVVKGVMEIEPPLFVFVTAYEEHAIRAFEANAVNYLMKPVDEDKLADTIERVRVRLAEKRSAEDAEKLLSVLSEVAPEAAEEFVDDDGSESSDRFEKLINIKDRGQIFRVEVDSIEHIEAAGDYMCIYTGDNSLILRETMKDLERRLDPRTFQRVHRSTIVNLNQVRQVRPHTNGECFLVLESGAEVKVSRSYRDVVARFVH; encoded by the coding sequence ATGACCATCCGCACCCTTGTCGTCGACGATGAAAAACTCGCTATCCAGGGGCTGCAACTGCGGCTCGAAAAATTCGATGACGTCGAGATCATCGGCACGTGCGCTAACGGGCGCGAAGCGATCCGCGCGATCAAGACCGAGAAGCCCGACCTCGTGTTCCTCGACATCCAGATGCCGGGGTTCGACGGGTTTTCGGTGGTCAAGGGCGTGATGGAAATCGAGCCGCCGCTATTCGTGTTCGTCACCGCCTACGAAGAACACGCGATCCGCGCATTCGAAGCGAACGCGGTCAACTACCTGATGAAGCCGGTCGACGAGGACAAGCTCGCCGATACGATCGAGCGGGTACGCGTGCGGCTGGCGGAAAAGCGCAGCGCGGAGGATGCGGAGAAACTTCTGAGCGTGCTCAGCGAAGTCGCGCCCGAGGCGGCGGAGGAATTCGTCGATGATGATGGCAGCGAGAGCAGCGACCGGTTCGAGAAGCTGATCAACATCAAGGATCGCGGGCAGATCTTCCGCGTCGAGGTCGATTCGATCGAGCATATCGAGGCCGCGGGCGATTACATGTGCATCTACACCGGCGACAATTCGCTGATCCTGCGCGAAACGATGAAGGATCTCGAGCGGCGGCTCGACCCACGCACATTCCAGCGCGTCCATCGCTCGACGATCGTCAACCTGAACCAGGTCCGCCAGGTCCGCCCGCACACCAACGGTGAATGCTTCCTGGTGCTTGAGAGCGGCGCCGAAGTGAAGGTCAGCCGCAGCTACAGGGATGTAGTGGCCAGATTCGTACACTGA
- the nadC gene encoding carboxylating nicotinate-nucleotide diphosphorylase — protein sequence MTPFALPGFDIDAFVAATLAEDLGEGLPGGGHDVTSESVIPADARFSGVMDSRDAIIVAGLPVAEAFFRALDPEMEIEMLVAEGEAVGSGTDLMRLAGNARAMLTAERSALNTVQHLSGIATLVREYVTAMDNPDCTLLDTRKTIPGLRHLEKYAVRMGGGSNHRMGLWDAAMIKDNHVLVAGSVGEAVRRAVDAGVTEIICEVDRIDQIEPALAAGATRLLLDNMDPATLREAVALVAGRVPTEASGGISLDTIKAKAASGVDYVSVGRLTQSAPAADIGLDFTAL from the coding sequence ATGACACCATTCGCGCTCCCGGGTTTCGATATCGACGCCTTCGTGGCGGCCACCTTGGCTGAGGACCTCGGCGAGGGTCTTCCCGGTGGCGGGCATGACGTCACTTCGGAAAGTGTAATCCCAGCGGATGCGCGGTTTTCCGGAGTGATGGACAGCCGCGACGCGATCATCGTCGCGGGGTTGCCGGTGGCGGAGGCGTTTTTCCGCGCACTCGATCCCGAGATGGAAATCGAGATGCTGGTGGCGGAAGGAGAGGCGGTTGGTTCCGGCACCGACCTGATGCGGCTCGCTGGCAATGCCCGCGCGATGCTGACCGCCGAACGCAGCGCGCTCAACACTGTCCAGCACCTCTCGGGCATCGCCACGCTGGTCCGCGAATATGTCACTGCGATGGACAATCCCGACTGCACCCTTCTCGACACCCGCAAGACCATTCCCGGCTTGCGCCACCTCGAGAAATACGCAGTGCGGATGGGTGGCGGCAGCAACCACCGCATGGGTCTGTGGGACGCAGCGATGATCAAGGACAACCACGTACTCGTCGCCGGATCGGTCGGCGAAGCGGTGCGCCGCGCGGTCGATGCCGGAGTCACCGAGATCATCTGCGAGGTCGATCGGATCGACCAGATCGAACCGGCACTCGCGGCGGGCGCGACCCGCCTGCTGCTCGACAATATGGACCCCGCGACCTTGCGCGAAGCGGTCGCGCTGGTGGCAGGCCGTGTGCCGACCGAGGCGAGCGGCGGGATCAGCCTCGATACGATCAAGGCCAAGGCTGCGAGCGGGGTGGACTATGTATCGGTCGGCCGCCTGACCCAAAGCGCGCCCGCGGCGGATATCGGACTGGACTTCACTGCCCTGTGA
- a CDS encoding ribonuclease T2 family protein, which translates to MLIALALLALPVPALAQAYQCRVPQSVSVPQVHPDGPTRRVPVAGYTLALSWSPEFCKPRKSSARDAMQCSGRNGLFGLVVHGLWPEGRGTWPQWCPTPRKLAPSEVRRNLCMMPSARVQANEWAKHGACMIRTPEGYFEVTRILWEGLRKPDLDRLSRDPDLTAGKLRDAFTLANPDWPRSAVGIVLNRRGWLQELRLCYAKDFMPTTCDRRRFGPNDAVKVKIWRGL; encoded by the coding sequence GTGCTGATTGCCCTCGCCTTGCTGGCCTTGCCGGTGCCTGCCTTAGCCCAGGCCTACCAGTGCCGGGTGCCGCAATCGGTTTCGGTGCCGCAGGTTCATCCTGACGGGCCGACACGGCGGGTGCCGGTCGCAGGCTACACGCTGGCGCTCAGCTGGAGCCCCGAGTTTTGCAAGCCGCGCAAGTCGAGCGCGCGCGACGCGATGCAGTGTTCGGGCCGCAACGGGCTGTTCGGCCTGGTGGTGCATGGGCTGTGGCCGGAGGGGCGCGGGACGTGGCCTCAATGGTGCCCGACTCCGCGCAAACTCGCTCCATCCGAAGTACGGCGCAATCTGTGCATGATGCCCTCCGCGCGGGTGCAGGCGAACGAGTGGGCCAAGCACGGCGCATGCATGATCCGCACGCCGGAAGGATACTTCGAGGTCACTCGCATCCTGTGGGAGGGCTTGCGCAAGCCCGATCTCGACCGTCTCTCGCGTGACCCGGACCTAACCGCAGGCAAACTGCGCGATGCGTTTACCCTCGCCAATCCCGACTGGCCGCGCAGCGCAGTGGGGATCGTGCTCAACAGGCGCGGCTGGCTCCAGGAATTGCGGTTATGCTACGCGAAGGACTTCATGCCCACCACCTGCGACCGGCGGCGCTTCGGCCCGAACGACGCCGTGAAGGTGAAAATCTGGCGAGGGCTTTAG
- the tadA gene encoding tRNA adenosine(34) deaminase TadA — MTRWPLPEPMKRALALAAEAAEAGEVPVGAVVVKDGKVIGEGRNAPRATHDPTAHAEIAAIRAAARALGDERLAGCELFVTLEPCAMCAGAIVHARIARVTYGAPDPKGGAVAHGARVFDQPGCLHRPEVVSGIGEGEAGELLREFFRERR, encoded by the coding sequence ATGACCCGCTGGCCTTTGCCCGAACCGATGAAACGCGCACTCGCGCTCGCTGCCGAGGCTGCGGAGGCAGGCGAAGTGCCGGTCGGCGCGGTGGTGGTCAAGGACGGGAAGGTGATCGGCGAAGGTCGCAATGCACCGCGCGCCACCCACGATCCCACTGCCCATGCCGAGATCGCAGCGATTCGCGCCGCAGCCAGGGCGCTCGGCGACGAGCGGCTGGCCGGGTGCGAACTGTTCGTAACGCTGGAACCGTGCGCGATGTGCGCCGGGGCGATCGTCCACGCGCGAATCGCCCGCGTCACATACGGTGCACCAGACCCCAAGGGCGGCGCGGTCGCCCACGGCGCGCGGGTGTTCGACCAGCCGGGCTGCCTGCACCGCCCCGAAGTGGTAAGCGGCATCGGCGAGGGCGAAGCTGGAGAACTGCTGAGGGAATTCTTCCGCGAGCGGCGTTGA
- the rpmB gene encoding 50S ribosomal protein L28, with product MSRICELTGKGRQVGHNVSHANNKTKKVFLPNLQNVTLMSERLDRSFKFRVSTQGLRSVEHNGGLDNWLLKTSDSKLSARALKVKRELKKAAAA from the coding sequence ATGTCGCGCATCTGCGAACTGACCGGCAAGGGCCGCCAGGTCGGCCACAACGTGAGCCACGCCAACAACAAGACCAAGAAGGTCTTCCTGCCCAACCTGCAGAACGTCACGCTGATGAGCGAGAGGCTCGATCGCAGCTTCAAGTTCCGCGTGTCGACCCAGGGCCTGCGCTCGGTCGAGCACAACGGCGGGCTGGACAACTGGCTGCTCAAGACCAGCGACAGCAAGCTCAGCGCCCGCGCGCTGAAGGTGAAGCGCGAGCTGAAGAAAGCCGCAGCTGCCTGA
- a CDS encoding esterase-like activity of phytase family protein, translated as MARRAARSAAVPAANVKLARVRLRVRRWRLAAIVVVVLALASGTWLRAPEPERDHSPTITLTPLPLEQRTLGPFAVEGAWRVDSGNFWFGGYSALLALDRTTLFAGADRGWTLRFAMPGGAEPVRERGVFHPVTRNYADKRLSDLESLTRDPTTGQIWGGFEWINAIARLDLDGKEAKAIRPAAMRNWPDNTGAEGMVRLGDGRFLVSSEAISSRTADGDLHTLLVFPGDPVSGVRPTKLTMLTPQGYRPVDMAQLPDGRVMVLMRKTHFLPLLHFTGRLAIYDPRTLSRDAPWQGRVLAKLQPPLPTDNYEGLAILPDGQGPGVTLWLISDDNRMLVLQRTLLLKLHWQPDQAAS; from the coding sequence ATGGCGCGACGCGCGGCTCGATCCGCTGCTGTTCCTGCCGCCAATGTGAAGCTGGCCCGGGTGCGACTCCGCGTGCGGCGCTGGCGCCTCGCGGCGATTGTGGTCGTCGTGCTCGCCCTTGCCTCGGGAACCTGGTTGCGCGCGCCCGAGCCCGAACGCGACCATTCGCCAACCATCACGCTGACCCCGCTGCCGCTCGAACAGAGAACACTCGGCCCATTCGCTGTCGAAGGGGCATGGCGGGTCGACAGCGGCAATTTCTGGTTCGGCGGGTATTCGGCGCTACTCGCGCTCGACCGCACGACGCTGTTCGCCGGCGCCGATCGCGGATGGACGCTGCGCTTCGCGATGCCCGGCGGCGCAGAGCCGGTGCGCGAGCGCGGCGTGTTCCACCCGGTGACGCGCAACTATGCCGACAAGCGACTGTCCGACCTCGAATCGCTTACCCGCGATCCCACCACCGGGCAGATTTGGGGCGGGTTCGAATGGATCAATGCGATCGCTCGGCTCGACCTTGACGGCAAGGAAGCGAAGGCCATCCGCCCCGCGGCGATGCGCAACTGGCCCGACAACACCGGCGCGGAAGGGATGGTGCGACTTGGCGACGGGCGGTTCCTCGTTTCGTCCGAAGCGATTTCCAGCCGCACCGCCGACGGCGACCTCCACACGCTGCTGGTGTTTCCCGGCGATCCGGTGAGCGGGGTGCGCCCGACGAAGCTGACAATGCTCACCCCGCAGGGCTATCGCCCGGTCGACATGGCGCAATTGCCCGATGGCCGGGTGATGGTGCTGATGCGCAAGACGCACTTCCTGCCGCTGCTGCATTTTACCGGGCGGCTGGCGATCTACGATCCGCGCACGCTGTCGCGCGATGCCCCGTGGCAGGGCCGGGTGCTGGCGAAACTGCAACCGCCGCTCCCTACCGACAATTACGAAGGGCTGGCGATCCTGCCCGATGGTCAGGGGCCGGGCGTGACGTTGTGGCTGATTTCCGACGACAACCGGATGCTGGTGCTCCAGCGCACCCTGCTGCTCAAGTTGCACTGGCAGCCGGATCAGGCGGCCTCCTGA